A part of Variovorax sp. HW608 genomic DNA contains:
- a CDS encoding SMP-30/gluconolactonase/LRE family protein, which produces MNIQRLGDLKLALGECPQWHAGRLWLLDCRQGLILALDPDSGEVAARHEAPAPLGSFAFNGDGGDCIVLSLKEEIAALHLRTGKLRSLARIDASHPNLRLNDGIALADGSFVTGTMHVFREAGEPPLGGLYRLDTALRLHKLDEGIGIVNGPCVNPVNGRLHVADSAARVIYSYAIAPDGTLNDKRLFVRTDAEDSGPDGCTFDSEGGLWTALVRTGALARFDMQGRLTHRIDLPLTHPSALCFGGPEMADLFVTSISDSGRLSASGPLDGAVLKLTGVGFRGLARPVCRLPL; this is translated from the coding sequence ATGAATATTCAGCGCCTTGGTGATTTGAAACTGGCATTGGGCGAATGCCCGCAATGGCATGCAGGCCGGCTGTGGCTCCTGGATTGCCGGCAGGGGCTGATCCTCGCGCTGGACCCGGACAGCGGCGAGGTTGCCGCGCGCCACGAGGCCCCCGCGCCCCTCGGCTCCTTCGCATTCAACGGCGACGGCGGCGACTGCATCGTGCTGTCCCTGAAGGAAGAGATCGCGGCGCTGCACCTGCGCACCGGCAAGCTGCGGTCGCTGGCACGCATCGACGCCAGCCATCCGAACCTGCGGCTCAACGACGGCATCGCGCTCGCCGACGGCAGCTTCGTGACCGGCACCATGCATGTGTTTCGCGAAGCCGGCGAGCCGCCGCTGGGCGGGCTGTACCGCCTCGACACCGCCCTGCGCCTGCACAAGCTCGACGAGGGCATCGGCATCGTGAACGGGCCCTGCGTAAATCCGGTCAACGGGCGCCTGCACGTCGCCGACAGCGCAGCGCGGGTCATTTATTCGTATGCGATCGCGCCGGACGGAACCCTGAACGACAAGCGGCTGTTCGTCAGGACCGATGCGGAGGACTCCGGCCCCGACGGCTGCACCTTCGACAGCGAAGGCGGGCTGTGGACCGCGCTGGTGCGCACCGGGGCGCTGGCCCGCTTCGACATGCAGGGCCGGCTCACGCACCGCATCGACCTGCCGCTGACGCACCCGAGCGCGCTGTGCTTCGGCGGCCCCGAGATGGCCGACCTGTTCGTCACCAGCATCAGCGACAGCGGCCGCCTCAGCGCGTCCGGGCCGCTGGATGGCGCCGTGCTCAAGCTGACCGGGGTGGGCTTCCGGGGCCTGGCGCGCCCGGTGTGCCGCCTGCCGCTCTAG
- a CDS encoding enoyl-CoA hydratase/isomerase family protein, translating into MSDEWVRLEVSEGVALVTMDRKPVNALNREMRRQLVATFDAISEREDIRCAVLTGTGSVFCAGADLKDRPDSTVAGDFLDHNRITRETGNAIRECAKPVIAAINGTALGAGLGLAAACDILYASENATVGMPEINVGLAGGASMLKTLFGRSTLRRMFFTGQRLSAQELLKRNVVDDVLSEKDLLPVTMTLAREIASKAPLAVIYAKRAANMVDVMPQRDAYRFEQEFTVALSKTEDAREARMAFLEKRTPVFKGR; encoded by the coding sequence ATGAGTGATGAATGGGTTCGTTTGGAAGTCTCCGAGGGCGTCGCCCTGGTCACGATGGACCGCAAGCCGGTCAATGCCCTGAACCGTGAGATGCGTCGCCAGCTGGTGGCCACCTTCGATGCCATCTCCGAGCGCGAGGACATCCGCTGCGCGGTGCTGACCGGCACCGGCAGCGTCTTCTGCGCCGGCGCCGATCTCAAGGACCGGCCCGACAGCACGGTGGCCGGCGACTTCCTCGACCACAACCGCATCACGCGCGAAACCGGCAACGCCATCCGCGAATGCGCCAAGCCGGTGATCGCCGCCATCAACGGCACGGCCCTGGGCGCCGGCCTGGGCCTGGCGGCCGCCTGCGACATCCTCTACGCCTCGGAGAACGCCACCGTGGGCATGCCCGAGATCAACGTCGGGCTGGCCGGCGGCGCCTCGATGCTCAAGACGCTGTTCGGCCGCTCCACCCTGCGCCGCATGTTCTTCACCGGCCAGCGCCTGAGCGCGCAGGAGCTGCTGAAGCGCAACGTGGTCGACGACGTGCTGTCCGAGAAGGACCTGCTGCCCGTGACGATGACGCTGGCCCGCGAGATCGCGTCGAAGGCGCCGCTGGCCGTGATCTACGCCAAGCGCGCGGCCAACATGGTCGACGTGATGCCGCAGCGCGATGCCTACCGCTTCGAGCAGGAGTTCACCGTCGCTCTGTCGAAGACCGAAGACGCGCGTGAAGCGCGCATGGCCTTCCTCGAGAAGCGCACCCCGGTCTTCAAGGGACGTTGA
- a CDS encoding LLM class flavin-dependent oxidoreductase, whose translation MEFGVFILAQQRGYHQTSQQVINNSIQQTVVAEQAGFDSAWYAEHHFNNYSLSPSPLMMVAHMAAKTKQIRLGTAVCILPLYQPARFLAEVGFADTVSNGRLDLGVGSGYQEFEFERFGVDIADSGAIYNEFLDILPKGLTQQSFSHEGRFLKVPPSSIAVRCLQSPMPPVWVTSGNPVTLGRGVRENYNLFVTALLNGTEAIRGLRERLDKVAGDNGKDLDRDVKFGFLRCAYASDNKAEIDAYLQCALFQRRISESLKYRRSQSDDGYMIKEVPYETDPTIEQMRSNLPVGSVNQVIDRMLEEISILKPKHIAIQTQLGDFDQKTMLRQIELWGERIIPAIRKELSPHQNRRLA comes from the coding sequence ATGGAATTCGGTGTATTTATTCTCGCCCAGCAGCGCGGCTACCACCAGACTTCGCAGCAGGTCATCAATAACTCGATCCAGCAAACCGTGGTTGCGGAACAGGCTGGATTCGATAGTGCCTGGTACGCGGAGCACCATTTCAACAATTATTCGCTGTCGCCGTCGCCGCTGATGATGGTGGCCCACATGGCGGCAAAGACGAAGCAGATACGCCTGGGCACTGCCGTCTGCATCCTGCCACTCTATCAGCCTGCCCGCTTCCTGGCGGAGGTCGGATTTGCGGACACGGTCTCGAATGGCCGGCTGGATCTGGGCGTGGGCTCGGGCTATCAGGAATTCGAATTCGAGCGCTTCGGCGTCGACATTGCCGACTCGGGCGCGATCTACAACGAATTCCTCGACATCCTCCCGAAGGGCCTGACCCAGCAGAGCTTTTCCCACGAGGGCCGGTTCCTCAAGGTGCCGCCGAGCTCCATCGCGGTGCGCTGCCTGCAAAGCCCGATGCCGCCGGTCTGGGTCACGTCGGGCAACCCGGTCACGCTGGGCCGCGGCGTTCGCGAGAACTACAACCTGTTCGTGACCGCGCTGCTCAATGGCACCGAGGCCATCCGCGGACTGCGCGAGCGCCTGGACAAGGTGGCCGGCGACAATGGCAAGGATCTCGACCGCGATGTGAAGTTCGGCTTCCTGCGCTGCGCCTACGCCTCCGACAACAAGGCGGAGATCGACGCCTACCTGCAGTGCGCGCTGTTCCAGCGCCGCATTTCCGAGAGCCTCAAGTACCGCCGCTCGCAGTCCGACGACGGCTACATGATCAAGGAAGTGCCGTACGAGACGGACCCCACCATCGAGCAGATGCGCAGCAACCTGCCGGTCGGCTCGGTGAACCAGGTCATCGACCGGATGCTGGAAGAGATCAGCATCCTCAAGCCCAAGCACATCGCGATCCAGACGCAGCTCGGCGACTTCGACCAGAAGACGATGCTCAGGCAGATCGAGCTGTGGGGCGAAAGGATCATCCCGGCCATCCGGAAGGAACTGAGCCCCCATCAAAACAGGAGACTTGCATGA
- a CDS encoding SDR family NAD(P)-dependent oxidoreductase has translation MNQDLLGRVALITGAGAGIGRETALQMAARGAIVCVNDIKEELVTPVVDTIRERGGKAFAVPMNIASREGIRDAIRRSFEHGGRFDILVNNAAWVRYQAIPEIMPETMDRMLDVGFKSVVWSLQEAVAVMDPERGGSIVNVASVAALRSAASSVVYSGIKAGIMGITRAAAAELGARNIRVNAVCPSAVPTEGTQRNRNAERDANRIARTPLGRLGTVEDIARAICFLASDEAGFITAQGLTVDGGITLTNI, from the coding sequence ATGAACCAGGACCTGCTCGGCCGCGTGGCCCTCATCACCGGCGCGGGCGCCGGCATCGGCCGCGAAACCGCACTGCAGATGGCCGCGCGCGGCGCCATCGTCTGCGTCAACGACATCAAGGAAGAACTGGTCACCCCCGTGGTGGACACCATCAGGGAGCGCGGCGGAAAAGCCTTCGCGGTGCCGATGAACATCGCCAGCCGCGAAGGCATCCGCGACGCCATCCGCCGCTCCTTCGAGCACGGCGGGCGCTTCGACATCCTGGTCAACAACGCGGCCTGGGTGCGCTACCAGGCGATCCCCGAAATCATGCCGGAGACGATGGACCGCATGCTGGACGTCGGCTTCAAGTCCGTGGTCTGGAGCCTGCAGGAAGCGGTGGCCGTGATGGATCCGGAGCGCGGCGGCTCGATCGTGAACGTGGCCTCGGTGGCGGCCTTGCGCTCGGCTGCCAGCTCGGTGGTCTATTCGGGCATCAAGGCCGGCATCATGGGCATCACGCGCGCCGCAGCGGCGGAACTCGGCGCACGCAACATCCGCGTCAATGCGGTGTGCCCGTCGGCCGTTCCCACCGAAGGCACGCAGCGCAACCGCAACGCCGAGCGCGATGCCAACCGGATCGCGCGCACGCCGCTGGGCCGGCTCGGCACGGTAGAAGACATCGCGCGCGCCATCTGCTTCCTGGCCAGCGACGAGGCGGGATTCATCACGGCACAGGGCCTGACGGTGGACGGCGGCATCACGCTGACCAACATCTGA
- a CDS encoding LysR family transcriptional regulator, whose amino-acid sequence MDRLRAMELFLSISQTKNFSETARRFGISATGVSRMITDIEEELKVKLLLRSTRQIALTESGQEYARQLEGILWRINELQTNITAISSAPQGLLRVHSRMMFGLGVLPNLIAGFRKLYPEIHIELTLAEAAVDLRRNQFDIDFRISPPVEAGVKRRMLFQSERYLVASPAYLAGKPELKAPESILDHDCLAYQLPGEEYTWLFKQQGQLDQIAFKPRHITNSGIALLELARLGEGLALLDDYTVHNDIRQGRLVRVLGDYRISNKGFDEGMYATILDTPIIPAKIRLFLDFVAERVAGPELRFLAHGKAAGLDPSPGSP is encoded by the coding sequence ATGGATAGGTTGCGCGCCATGGAACTGTTCCTGTCGATCTCCCAGACAAAGAACTTTTCCGAGACCGCACGTCGCTTCGGCATCTCCGCGACCGGGGTGTCGCGAATGATCACGGACATCGAGGAAGAGCTGAAGGTCAAGCTGCTGCTGCGCTCCACGCGCCAGATCGCGCTGACCGAATCGGGGCAGGAATACGCGCGCCAGCTCGAGGGCATCCTCTGGCGCATCAACGAGCTGCAGACCAACATCACCGCCATCAGCTCCGCGCCGCAGGGCCTCTTGCGCGTGCATTCGCGCATGATGTTCGGCCTCGGCGTGCTGCCCAACCTGATCGCCGGATTTCGCAAGCTCTACCCCGAGATCCACATCGAGCTCACGCTGGCGGAAGCCGCGGTCGACCTGCGGCGCAACCAGTTCGACATCGACTTCCGCATCTCGCCGCCGGTGGAGGCCGGCGTCAAGCGCCGCATGCTGTTCCAGAGCGAGCGCTATCTCGTGGCGTCGCCTGCCTACCTCGCCGGCAAGCCCGAGCTCAAGGCGCCCGAAAGCATCCTGGACCACGACTGCCTGGCCTACCAGCTGCCCGGCGAGGAATACACGTGGCTCTTCAAGCAGCAGGGCCAGCTCGACCAGATCGCGTTCAAGCCCCGCCACATCACCAACAGCGGCATCGCCCTGCTGGAGCTCGCGCGGCTCGGCGAGGGCCTGGCGCTGCTCGACGACTACACCGTGCACAACGACATTCGCCAGGGACGCCTCGTCAGGGTGCTCGGCGACTACCGGATCAGCAACAAGGGCTTCGACGAGGGCATGTACGCCACCATCCTCGACACGCCCATCATCCCCGCCAAGATCCGCCTCTTCCTCGACTTCGTGGCCGAGCGCGTGGCCGGGCCCGAGCTTCGATTCCTCGCGCACGGCAAAGCCGCGGGACTGGATCCGTCGCCGGGCTCGCCCTAG
- a CDS encoding SDR family oxidoreductase: MQTVLITGAASGIGRDAARLFATAGWQCVLVDHNEQALYALGRTLPSPACAAHVLRTVDLTDAQQVASLRDGTPALDAILNNAGMSDASNTPLAEQAPAQMARLLALNLAAPAAVVDACTPLLKPGARIVNVASGAGLHAIPWRGAYSPSKAGLIAQTRALAAARPEGCVTVLAPGFVRTELVDGLIQAGRIKPENAVGKIPLGRMALPSEMAQALFFLASPGAAPLHGQVLAFNGGSSVFGGSQRFEPATLEPLPLDLPMRLEVCGGDAEPWQAAVTESAAGPHYDACLDLSPLSCEGPGLLQALHAAATRFHARHAQQASLTVLLPRTRHGRWQDAGDGAAARMLVSTLACEWGSRALRINALEVPEDLDPQSLHPLLRFVCGPAAQYLTGQTLVCTAQGEAR, encoded by the coding sequence ATGCAGACGGTCCTGATCACCGGTGCCGCCTCGGGCATCGGCCGCGACGCCGCACGGCTCTTCGCCACCGCCGGCTGGCAATGCGTGCTGGTCGACCACAACGAACAGGCTTTGTATGCGTTGGGGCGGACGCTGCCTTCCCCCGCTTGCGCGGCGCATGTGCTGCGCACGGTCGACCTCACCGATGCGCAGCAGGTCGCATCGCTCCGGGATGGCACGCCGGCACTGGATGCCATCCTCAACAACGCCGGGATGTCCGATGCGTCCAACACGCCGTTGGCCGAGCAGGCGCCTGCGCAGATGGCGCGACTGCTGGCGCTCAACCTGGCCGCGCCGGCGGCCGTGGTCGATGCCTGCACGCCCCTGCTCAAGCCCGGCGCGCGGATCGTCAACGTCGCGTCCGGCGCCGGCCTGCATGCCATTCCATGGCGTGGCGCCTACAGCCCGAGCAAGGCCGGACTCATCGCCCAGACCCGGGCGTTGGCGGCAGCGCGGCCCGAGGGGTGCGTGACGGTGCTCGCACCCGGCTTCGTGCGGACCGAGCTGGTGGACGGACTGATCCAGGCCGGCCGCATCAAGCCCGAGAACGCGGTCGGAAAGATTCCGCTCGGCCGCATGGCCCTCCCCTCGGAAATGGCGCAGGCGCTCTTCTTCCTGGCCAGTCCCGGCGCGGCGCCCCTGCACGGGCAGGTGCTGGCGTTCAACGGCGGCTCCTCCGTGTTCGGAGGCAGCCAGCGCTTCGAGCCGGCCACTCTGGAGCCGCTGCCGCTGGACCTGCCGATGCGACTCGAAGTCTGCGGCGGCGATGCAGAGCCGTGGCAAGCCGCAGTGACCGAGTCCGCAGCGGGGCCGCACTATGACGCATGCCTCGACCTGTCGCCGCTGTCCTGTGAAGGGCCGGGGCTGTTGCAGGCCCTGCATGCCGCGGCCACGCGCTTCCATGCCCGCCACGCGCAGCAGGCCAGCCTGACGGTGCTGCTGCCGCGGACCCGACACGGCCGCTGGCAGGACGCCGGTGACGGCGCAGCCGCACGCATGCTGGTCTCGACGCTCGCCTGCGAGTGGGGCAGTCGCGCACTGCGCATCAATGCGCTGGAAGTGCCGGAAGACCTCGATCCGCAGTCGCTGCACCCGCTGCTGCGTTTCGTCTGCGGCCCCGCAGCGCAGTACCTGACCGGACAGACACTCGTTTGCACTGCGCAAGGAGAGGCGCGATGA
- a CDS encoding acyl-CoA dehydrogenase family protein, producing MSATDNDLKPEEFAQAAADAIADAQARGFREAAEVLANAGLCGVCANEDAGGLALGIEFALPIVAEAGRLRLQCPLLETLLIAKALGDSPLAAELAGGARVATWALQGNLQEGFAGHARHARHCDWVLVADGRQGAVLLDLASVEIQDDPALDPDYPQSWLVLDNVKVLAEIDAATFATLQRDGEILIAGLVNGAAEGALATTASYMATRVQFGRPLSAKQAVRHLLARMRLVQEASSAGILRVLRPDEYGHVRATGPVLANALANAAFVLEKSIHLHGGMGFTWEVPLHYALREVRKFDAAFGSGSLARQAGLDFIQSV from the coding sequence ATGAGCGCAACGGACAACGATCTCAAACCCGAGGAGTTCGCACAGGCCGCGGCCGATGCGATCGCCGATGCACAGGCCCGAGGCTTCCGCGAGGCCGCCGAGGTGCTGGCCAACGCGGGGCTGTGCGGCGTCTGCGCCAACGAGGATGCCGGCGGACTCGCGCTGGGCATCGAGTTCGCCCTGCCCATCGTGGCCGAGGCGGGCAGGCTGCGCCTCCAGTGTCCGCTGCTCGAGACGCTGCTGATCGCCAAGGCGCTCGGGGATTCGCCCTTGGCGGCGGAGCTCGCCGGTGGCGCCCGCGTCGCCACCTGGGCGCTGCAAGGGAACCTCCAGGAGGGCTTCGCAGGCCACGCGCGCCATGCGCGCCACTGCGACTGGGTGCTGGTCGCCGACGGCCGGCAAGGCGCCGTCCTGCTGGACCTCGCCTCGGTCGAGATCCAGGACGACCCCGCGCTGGACCCGGACTACCCGCAGTCTTGGCTCGTGCTGGACAACGTCAAGGTGCTGGCCGAAATCGACGCCGCCACCTTCGCCACCCTGCAGCGCGACGGCGAGATCCTGATCGCCGGCCTCGTCAACGGCGCGGCCGAAGGCGCTCTCGCCACCACGGCCAGCTACATGGCCACCCGCGTGCAGTTCGGACGCCCCCTCTCGGCCAAGCAGGCCGTGCGCCACCTGCTGGCCCGCATGCGGCTGGTGCAGGAGGCCTCCAGCGCCGGCATCCTGCGCGTGCTGCGACCCGACGAATACGGCCATGTGCGCGCGACCGGACCGGTGCTCGCCAATGCGCTGGCGAATGCCGCCTTCGTGCTGGAGAAATCCATCCACCTGCATGGCGGGATGGGCTTCACCTGGGAAGTGCCCCTGCACTACGCGCTGCGCGAAGTGCGCAAGTTCGATGCGGCGTTCGGCTCGGGATCGCTCGCGCGGCAAGCCGGGCTGGACTTCATCCAGTCCGTATGA
- a CDS encoding acetate--CoA ligase family protein, with the protein MLTQVQAAPGAGLDAFFSAASVAVIGASDDVTKIGGRPVQLLRKYGYAGAIYPINPKGGTIQGLPAYASVLDTPAAPELAIVAVPANATLQAVRDCGSRGVRGVVVLSTGFAEAGAEGAALQAELVRVARIHGMRLLGPNCLGAVNVVDRLVASFSIALEQSMPPAGQVGIVSQSGNIGSFTMRCMADRGLGVSRFIATGNEADVDVADGIAALANDSATRIILCCMETCRDAGRLIEALDMARRQRKPVIALKIGATEQGQAAAASHTGALMGSDAVFDAVFQRYGVLRVRSFEELLDVGHAAALLGADRLPTTDAVTLVAASGGFGIMMADAMVEAGMTLPQLADTTKALIREAVPTAGTNNPVDASAQMSARPDILLKMLTALQSDAGGSTLVLLLALSLYNSRLRGVYLEALAKVRESHPDRLMVLISKGPADAVAEINALGIPVFPSIPAAASGMAGLVRLGQLASLSPAAAYDGPVEKVDAAVFRNEFHAKKALAAAGISVPREEVVSSADEAVRSARATGYPVVLKIASEDIAHKTEIGGVALDLKDDDAVRQAYERLMANARQHAPRARLDGVLVAPMVRGGVELIAGVSRDPVFGPVVMVGMGGIHAEILKDVALQVAPVSEQEAARMIRSLRMFPLLDGARGQARADVAAAARTVARLSEFACRHAADVAEIDMNPILVRPEGEGVLVLDALMVPTSSNTPGH; encoded by the coding sequence ATGCTGACGCAGGTTCAGGCCGCCCCGGGCGCCGGGCTCGACGCATTCTTCAGCGCCGCCAGCGTGGCGGTGATCGGTGCCTCCGACGACGTCACCAAGATCGGCGGCCGCCCCGTGCAGTTGCTGCGCAAGTACGGGTATGCGGGCGCCATCTATCCGATCAACCCCAAGGGCGGGACCATCCAGGGACTGCCGGCCTACGCCTCGGTGCTGGACACGCCCGCGGCGCCCGAGCTGGCCATCGTGGCGGTGCCCGCGAACGCCACCCTGCAGGCCGTGCGTGATTGCGGCAGCCGCGGCGTGCGCGGCGTGGTGGTGCTGTCCACCGGCTTCGCCGAGGCCGGCGCGGAAGGCGCGGCGCTGCAGGCCGAACTGGTGCGCGTGGCGCGCATCCACGGCATGCGCCTCCTGGGGCCGAACTGCCTCGGCGCGGTGAACGTGGTGGACCGGCTGGTGGCCTCGTTCTCCATCGCGCTCGAACAAAGCATGCCGCCCGCCGGCCAGGTGGGCATCGTCTCGCAGTCGGGCAACATCGGCAGCTTCACCATGCGCTGCATGGCCGATCGCGGCCTCGGCGTGAGCCGCTTCATCGCCACCGGCAACGAAGCCGACGTCGACGTGGCCGATGGCATCGCCGCGCTGGCGAACGATTCGGCCACACGCATCATCCTGTGCTGCATGGAAACCTGCCGCGACGCCGGACGGCTGATCGAGGCACTGGACATGGCGCGCCGCCAACGCAAGCCGGTGATCGCGCTCAAGATCGGCGCCACCGAGCAAGGCCAGGCCGCAGCCGCCTCGCACACGGGCGCGCTGATGGGCTCGGATGCGGTGTTCGATGCGGTCTTCCAGCGCTATGGCGTGCTGCGGGTGCGCTCGTTCGAGGAACTGCTCGACGTCGGCCACGCGGCGGCCCTGCTGGGTGCGGACCGCCTGCCCACCACCGATGCGGTGACGCTGGTCGCTGCATCGGGCGGCTTCGGCATCATGATGGCCGACGCGATGGTGGAAGCCGGCATGACGCTTCCGCAACTGGCCGACACGACCAAGGCCCTGATCCGCGAGGCGGTGCCGACCGCCGGCACCAACAATCCGGTGGACGCATCGGCCCAGATGTCGGCCCGGCCCGACATCCTGCTCAAGATGCTGACCGCGCTGCAGAGCGATGCCGGCGGCAGCACGCTGGTCCTGCTGCTGGCCCTGTCGCTGTACAACTCGCGGCTGCGCGGCGTGTACCTGGAGGCGCTGGCTAAGGTTCGCGAGAGCCACCCCGATCGCCTGATGGTCCTCATCAGCAAGGGCCCGGCCGATGCGGTGGCCGAGATCAATGCGCTGGGCATCCCGGTGTTCCCGAGCATCCCGGCGGCGGCCAGCGGCATGGCCGGTCTGGTTCGCCTGGGGCAGCTCGCCAGCCTGTCTCCCGCGGCCGCGTATGACGGCCCGGTCGAGAAGGTGGATGCGGCGGTGTTCCGCAACGAGTTCCATGCCAAGAAGGCGCTGGCGGCGGCCGGCATCAGCGTGCCGCGCGAAGAGGTGGTCTCCTCGGCTGACGAAGCGGTCCGCAGTGCGCGCGCCACGGGCTACCCGGTGGTGCTCAAGATCGCATCGGAGGACATCGCCCACAAGACCGAGATCGGCGGCGTGGCGCTTGACCTGAAGGACGACGACGCGGTGCGGCAGGCCTATGAGCGCCTGATGGCCAACGCACGCCAGCATGCGCCCAGGGCGCGTCTCGACGGCGTGCTCGTGGCACCGATGGTGCGCGGCGGCGTGGAACTGATCGCCGGCGTCTCGCGCGACCCCGTGTTCGGCCCGGTGGTCATGGTGGGGATGGGCGGCATCCACGCCGAGATCCTGAAGGATGTCGCGCTGCAGGTGGCGCCTGTTTCCGAGCAAGAGGCGGCGCGCATGATCCGCAGCCTGCGCATGTTCCCGCTGCTGGACGGCGCGCGTGGCCAGGCCAGGGCCGACGTGGCCGCGGCCGCGCGCACGGTGGCGCGGCTGTCGGAATTCGCATGTCGGCATGCCGCCGACGTGGCCGAGATCGACATGAACCCCATCCTGGTGAGGCCCGAGGGCGAGGGCGTGCTCGTCCTCGATGCCCTGATGGTCCCCACCTCTTCCAACACCCCTGGACATTGA
- a CDS encoding acyl-CoA dehydrogenase family protein, translated as MHTEKNPAIPDASAGPAVYRQDAREWLRAHLPEHMRADSLEYRTPTLDECRDWEASMYDAGLAGMTWPKAYGGLGLTLREHLVVNKEVGALAMPESVSSIGKELAGPIIQTVGTEEQKQFFLPRILSMRNYWCQGFSEPDAGSDLARLRTKAVQEGDSWRINGQKIWTSGAAKAHYCLLLTRTGTVADKHRGLLMFAVPMDTPGIRVVPIKSIDGKDSFAEVFFDNVVVPDSARLGAPDEGWNAAIRVLSIERATNRMYRAWRFECELRQIVAACKSDPQLSKLLDDGHYQRRIGDVVGEIAALKGLVERTVDQLVAGDRIGARGSLTKLYWSECHQAFMGLALSVVSQVNPRSSALAQRARKHFSTAYLYARAETIYAGTTEVQLDIIAQRIMDLPKDLQESLK; from the coding sequence ATGCACACGGAAAAGAACCCGGCCATCCCGGACGCCTCGGCGGGCCCGGCCGTCTACCGCCAAGATGCGCGCGAGTGGCTGCGCGCCCATCTGCCCGAGCACATGCGTGCCGACAGCCTCGAATACCGCACGCCCACGCTCGACGAGTGCCGCGACTGGGAAGCCTCGATGTACGACGCGGGCCTGGCCGGCATGACATGGCCCAAGGCCTACGGCGGCCTCGGCCTCACGCTGCGCGAGCACCTGGTCGTCAACAAGGAGGTCGGCGCACTCGCCATGCCCGAGAGCGTGAGCTCGATCGGCAAGGAACTGGCGGGCCCGATCATCCAGACCGTGGGGACGGAGGAGCAGAAGCAGTTCTTCCTGCCGCGCATCCTCTCGATGCGCAACTACTGGTGCCAGGGCTTCTCCGAACCCGACGCGGGCTCCGACCTCGCGCGCCTGCGGACCAAGGCGGTGCAGGAAGGCGACAGCTGGCGCATCAATGGCCAGAAGATCTGGACCAGCGGCGCGGCCAAGGCGCACTACTGCCTGCTGCTGACCCGCACCGGCACGGTCGCCGACAAGCACCGCGGCCTGCTGATGTTCGCGGTGCCGATGGACACGCCCGGCATCCGCGTGGTGCCGATCAAGTCGATCGATGGCAAGGATTCGTTCGCCGAAGTGTTCTTCGACAACGTGGTGGTGCCCGACAGCGCACGGCTCGGCGCACCGGACGAAGGCTGGAACGCGGCGATCCGCGTGCTCTCGATCGAACGCGCGACCAACCGCATGTACCGCGCATGGCGCTTCGAATGCGAGCTGCGCCAGATCGTCGCCGCCTGCAAGTCCGATCCGCAGCTGTCGAAGCTGCTCGATGACGGCCACTACCAGCGCCGCATCGGCGACGTGGTGGGCGAGATCGCCGCGCTCAAGGGCCTGGTCGAACGCACGGTGGACCAGCTCGTGGCCGGCGACAGGATCGGCGCTCGCGGCTCGCTGACCAAGCTCTACTGGTCCGAATGCCACCAGGCCTTCATGGGCCTCGCGCTGTCGGTCGTGTCGCAGGTGAACCCCCGATCGAGCGCGCTGGCCCAACGCGCCCGCAAGCATTTCAGCACCGCCTACCTCTACGCCCGCGCCGAGACCATCTATGCGGGCACCACCGAAGTGCAGTTGGACATCATTGCCCAGCGCATCATGGACTTGCCCAAGGACCTCCAGGAGTCGCTGAAATGA